Proteins encoded within one genomic window of Pygocentrus nattereri isolate fPygNat1 chromosome 7, fPygNat1.pri, whole genome shotgun sequence:
- the nudt21 gene encoding cleavage and polyadenylation specificity factor subunit 5 isoform X2 codes for MSVVPPNRSSTGWPRGVNQFGNKYISPPAKPLTLERTINLYPLTNYTFGTKEPLYEKDSSVAARFQRMREEFEKIGMRRTVEGVLIVHEHRLPHVLLLQLGTTFFKLPGGELNPGEDEVEGLKRLMTEILGRQDGVKQDWVIDDCIGNWWRPNFEPPQYPYIPAHITKPKEHKKLFLVQLQEKALFAVPKNYKLVAAPLFELYDNAPGYGPIISSLPQLLSRFNFIYN; via the exons ATGTCAGTCGTTCCTCCGAATCGCTCGTCCACCGGTTGGCCGCGCGGAGTGAATCAGTTCGGGAACAAATACATCAGTCCTCCGGCTAAACCGCTCACCCTGGAGAGAACCATCAACCT ATATCCCCTGACCAATTACACGTTCGGCACGAAGGAGCCGCTGTATGAGAAGGACAGCTCGGTGGCCGCCAGGTTCCAGCGGATGCGGGAGGAGTTTGAGAAGATCGGGATGAGGCGGACTGTGGAGGGAGTGCTGATAGTACACGAACACAGACTGCCCCATGTTTTACTGCTGCAGCTGGGGACCACCTTCTTCAAACT CCCTGGTGGAGAATTAAACCCTGGAGAAGATGAGGTGGAGGGTTTAAAACGCCTGATGACGGAG ATTTTGGGCCGTCAGGATGGAGTGAAGCAAGACTGGGTGATTGATGACTGCATTGGAAACTGGTGGAGACCCAATTTTGAACCACCCCAG tACCCTTACATTCCAGCGCACATCACAAAGCCCAAGGAACATAAGAAACTTTTCTTGGTACAGCTACAGGAGAAAG CTTTGTTTGCTGTGCCAAAGAACTACAAGTTGGTAGCAGCTCCTTT GTTTGAGCTTTATGACAATGCTCCTGGATATGGGCCCATCATATCCAGCCTCCCTCAGCTCCTCAGCAG GTTTAACTTCATCTACAACTGA
- the LOC108431187 gene encoding leukotriene B4 receptor 1-like, with protein sequence MDHLNFSFSSTCRLHDTNSTWGAKQVGPSVVLGLCCLVGLPSNIAVIVSIAHQWNEKISFTVKLMLNLAVSDALTLALAPFAMYGLLCGWTLGIWPCRMLMYLIYCAMYASVLTITLMAVHHYHTVKSKTPNQKQLERLQKGRRRLLLIGLWGLAIIFALPNFFTRGVAIKGGFSRCQKTIDSVSGKAIILLLEVIFGFILPFSIILTSYCWINKTKLRGGENARKRKKRMRRLVISMVTAFFLFWTPVHIINVIDVATTLTKASFPAVYEGLKFFRRATGDLSKTLAVINCCVNPFLYAVALGIIKKKHDNQENKTEVKSSLHSQGEGLE encoded by the coding sequence ATGGATCATCTCAACTTTAGCTTCAGTTCCACTTGTCGTCTTCATGACACCAACAGCACTTGGGGCGCCAAACAGGTAGGCCCCTCTGTGGTCCTAGGCTTGTGCTGCTTGGTGGGTTTGCCCAGCAACATTGCTGTGATCGTCTCTATCGCTCATCAATGGAATGAAAAAATAAGCTTCACAGTTAAACTAATGCTCAATCTGGCAGTATCTGATGCCTTGACCCTCGCATTGGCTCCTTTTGCAATGTATGGTCTACTCTGTGGATGGACTCTCGGCATTTGGCCTTGTAGGATGCTGATGTACCTGATCTACTGTGCTATGTACGCCAGCGTGTTGACGATCACTCTCATGGCTGTGCACCACTACCATACTGTAAAGTCAAAAACTCCTAATCAGAAACAACTGGAAAGACTGCAGAAGGGTCGCAGGCGCTTACTGCTAATTGGACTCTGGGGTTTGGCGATCATCTTTGCCTTGCCTAATTTTTTCACTCGAGGTGTTGCAATTAAGGGAGGATTTTCACGGTGTCAGAAGACCATAGACTCAGTTTCTGGAAAAGCTATAATTCTTCTGCTTGAGGTCATATTCGGATTCATCCTCCCTTTCTCCATCATACTGACATCTTACTGCTGGATAAACAAGACAAAGCTTCGAGGAGGTGAAAACGCTAGAAAGCGAAAGAAGAGGATGAGAAGGCTCGTGATCAGCATGGTcacagctttttttcttttctggaccCCTGTGCATATCATCAATGTGATCGATGTAGCTACTACCCTGACTAAAGCATCTTTTCCAGCCGTCTATGAGGGCCTGAAATTTTTCCGTAGAGCAACTGGAGACTTGAGTAAGACTCTGGCGGTAATTAACTGCTGCGTGAACCCTTTCCTGTATGCTGTTGCATTAGGAATCATCAAGAAAAAGCATGATAACcaagaaaataagacagaagTCAAGAGTTCTCTACACAGCCAAGGAGAAGGTTTAGAGTAA
- the hsf4 gene encoding heat shock factor protein 4, whose protein sequence is MQESPGSIGVDGGYASNVPAFLTKLWTLVEDPETNHLICWSTTGTSFHVFDQGRFAKEVLPKYFKHNNMASFVRQLNMYGFRKVVNIEQSGLVKPERDDTEFQHLYFLQGHEHLLEHIKRKVSIVKSEETKVRQEDLSKLLYEVQVLRSQQENMECQMQDMKQQNEVLWREVVSLRQNHTQQQKVMNKLIQFLFSQMQPSTPSAVGMKRKLPLMLDDGSSTPPASKFSHSHSMEPMQEPFYIQSPSTEAASCSTSSTMTGGPIISDVTEMSQPTALAMQMQADESREKCLMLIKEEPVSPGVRGRGEGMPLGSCEVCAEPPVLPVAMVQSVLEGRGSGSGERRAKRSMMDRPEMSDAVENVDMSLEELQLLLRSHQQGMEPSTAAIDPFTFSLPVNEWNFTEMDPNLKSELANILIPAAMSQYMFQGQEGEAYPTAGCEEQ, encoded by the exons ATGCAGGAGTCTCCAGGATCTATAGGTGTGGATGGAGGCTATGCCAGCAATGTGCCTGCTTTCCTCACCAAGCTTTGGACCCTGGTGGAGGACCCGGAGACCAACCATCTCATCTGCTGGAGCACC ACTGGGACCAGCTTTCACGTATTTGACCAAGGCAGGTTTGCCAAGGAGGTTCTGCCTAAATACTTCAAGCACAACAACATGGCCAGCTTTGTACGCCAACtgaacatgt ATGGCTTCAGGAAGGTGGTGAACATTGAGCAGAGCGGGCTAGTGAAGCCAGAAAGAGACGATACAGAATTCCAGCACCTCTACTTCCTCCAAGGTCACGAGCATCTGCTGGAACACATTAAACGCAAG GTGTCCATAGTGAAAAGTGAGGAGACTAAGGTTCGGCAGGAGGACTTGAGTAAACTTCTGTATGAAGTGCAGGTGCTGCGCAGCCAACAAGAGAACATGGAATGCCAGATGCAAGATATGAAACA gCAGAATGAGGTGCTGTGGAGGGAGGTGGTATCACTGAGGCAGAACCACACGCAGCAGCAGAAAGTGATGAACAAG CTGATTCAGTTCCTGTTCAGCCAGATGCAGCCCAGCACCCCAAGCGCTGTTGGAATGAAGAGAAAACT GCCTCTTATGTTGGATGATGGCTCCAGCACTCCTCCTGCTTCCAAATTCAGTCACAGTCACTCCATGGAACCAATGCAAGAGCCCTTCTATATCCAGTCG CCATCCACAGAGGCTGCCTCTTGTTCCACTAGCAGCACAATGACAGGAGGACCAATAATCTCAGATGTCACTGAAATGTCACAGCCCACTGCCTTGGCTATGCAAATGCAGGCAGATGAGTCGag GGAGAAGTGTCTGATGCTGATTAAGGAGGAGCCAGTGAGTCCAGGTGTGCGTGGGCGAGGTGAGGGCATGCCACTTGGCTCCTGCGAGGTGTGTGCTGAACCTCCCGTCCTCCCTGTTGCCATGGTACAGTCCGTCCTAGAGGGTCGAGGATCAGGCTCTGGCGAGAGAAGGGCCAAGAGGAGCATGATGGACAG acCAGAGATGTCTGATGCTGTGGAAAATGTAGACATGAGTCTGGAGGAACTACAGCTTCTCCTGAGGAGCCACCAACAGGGTATGGAGCCCAGCACTGCTGCTATAGAT CCATTCACTTTTAGCTTGCCTGTGAACGAGTGGAACTTCACGGAGATGGACCCGAATCTCAAATCG GAGTTGGCTAACATCCTCATCCCTGCTGCTATGTCCCAGTACATGTTTCAAGGCCAGGAGGGAGAGGCCTACCCCACTGCTGGCTGTGAGGAACAGTGA
- the nudt21 gene encoding cleavage and polyadenylation specificity factor subunit 5 isoform X1: MSVVPPNRSSTGWPRGVNQFGNKYISPPAKPLTLERTINLYPLTNYTFGTKEPLYEKDSSVAARFQRMREEFEKIGMRRTVEGVLIVHEHRLPHVLLLQLGTTFFKLPGGELNPGEDEVEGLKRLMTEILGRQDGVKQDWVIDDCIGNWWRPNFEPPQYPYIPAHITKPKEHKKLFLVQLQEKALFAVPKNYKLVAAPLFELYDNAPGYGPIISSLPQLLSRFNFIYN, translated from the exons ATGTCAGTCGTTCCTCCGAATCGCTCGTCCACCGGTTGGCCGCGCGGAGTGAATCAGTTCGGGAACAAATACATCAGTCCTCCGGCTAAACCGCTCACCCTGGAGAGAACCATCAACCT ATATCCCCTGACCAATTACACGTTCGGCACGAAGGAGCCGCTGTATGAGAAGGACAGCTCGGTGGCCGCCAGGTTCCAGCGGATGCGGGAGGAGTTTGAGAAGATCGGGATGAGGCGGACTGTGGAGGGAGTGCTGATAGTACACGAACACAGACTGCCCCATGTTTTACTGCTGCAGCTGGGGACCACCTTCTTCAAACT CCCTGGTGGAGAATTAAACCCTGGAGAAGATGAGGTGGAGGGTTTAAAACGCCTGATGACGGAG ATTTTGGGCCGTCAGGATGGAGTGAAGCAAGACTGGGTGATTGATGACTGCATTGGAAACTGGTGGAGACCCAATTTTGAACCACCCCAG tACCCTTACATTCCAGCGCACATCACAAAGCCCAAGGAACATAAGAAACTTTTCTTGGTACAGCTACAGGAGAAAG CTTTGTTTGCTGTGCCAAAGAACTACAAGTTGGTAGCAGCTCCTTTGTTTGAGCTTTATGACAATGCTCCTGGATATGGGCCCATCATATCCAGCCTCCCTCAGCTCCTCAGCAG GTTTAACTTCATCTACAACTGA